From a region of the Burkholderia lata genome:
- a CDS encoding SMP-30/gluconolactonase/LRE family protein, producing MVARQRFQAALLAAAIAAITPSAHAGNTTDWLANTYGTLAAHVGNVARAMWVAPEGVIYTASMWDEDEGGVAIYQNGKSTGSIGTHSEFQGSAITGNATSLFVALQPGKTYGSGAVGRYNRATKYRDRVIQVSAATNQPRIDVVTGLATAGSLLYASDFYGNRVRVFTTDGVWQRDLGVAAPGALAVDGAGNVWVAQKSAGSIVGFSPSGALLNTIRMPAGSQPSALAFDAAAGQLLVGDEGPDQNIKRYTVAGRPALAGTFGVRGGYLDTTTGIKGQVGAQRFTRIVGLGKDTGGNLYVLNNPWGGSWDLGRNGATDIHAYSSTGSLRWTLQSLNFEGIAAPDPVTDGALFYGGTHIYSGSAGGKFVANTVDPFAYPADPRINMSDTQRDEHFGLLTSVGANRILVAAGQNPPIFYFFHFNAANGYIAIPDGAIPGPAFNTTRRVTSGFSIDSKGGVWAGLDKTGAITHYPLTGFDASGKPSWGPGVATRVPDSIQPLTRIVYLADSDTMVLAQGAIGTNDWTSIGTRIEVYHGWSAGNTTKPDPVITLPHSGAKSIDAVGNHLFVGYWFSSSGPLWPNVDAFNLTTGNLDTTLVNASPATVDTSSAIDAMYSIRAYRRSNGEYVVMKNNVKGNSITVYRWTP from the coding sequence ATGGTCGCCAGACAACGGTTTCAGGCTGCGCTTCTCGCCGCAGCGATCGCCGCGATTACCCCCTCCGCTCACGCAGGCAACACCACCGACTGGCTCGCGAACACGTACGGCACGCTCGCGGCCCACGTCGGCAACGTCGCGCGCGCGATGTGGGTCGCGCCCGAAGGTGTGATCTACACGGCGTCGATGTGGGACGAGGATGAGGGCGGTGTCGCGATCTACCAGAACGGCAAGAGCACCGGCTCGATCGGCACGCACTCGGAGTTCCAGGGAAGCGCGATCACGGGCAATGCGACCTCGCTGTTCGTCGCGCTGCAGCCGGGCAAGACGTACGGCAGCGGCGCGGTGGGGCGCTACAACCGCGCAACGAAGTATCGCGACCGCGTCATCCAGGTCAGTGCGGCGACGAACCAGCCGCGCATCGACGTCGTCACCGGGCTCGCGACGGCCGGCTCGCTGCTCTATGCGAGCGACTTCTACGGCAATCGCGTGCGCGTGTTCACCACCGACGGCGTGTGGCAGCGGGACCTCGGCGTAGCGGCGCCGGGCGCGCTCGCGGTGGATGGCGCGGGCAACGTGTGGGTCGCGCAGAAGAGCGCGGGCTCGATCGTCGGCTTCAGCCCGTCCGGTGCGCTGCTGAACACGATCCGGATGCCGGCCGGGTCGCAGCCGTCGGCGCTGGCTTTCGATGCGGCGGCCGGACAGTTGCTGGTCGGCGACGAAGGCCCCGACCAGAACATCAAGCGCTATACGGTGGCGGGCCGGCCCGCGCTGGCCGGCACGTTCGGCGTGCGCGGCGGCTATCTCGACACGACGACCGGCATCAAGGGGCAGGTCGGTGCGCAGCGCTTCACGCGCATCGTCGGGCTCGGCAAGGACACCGGCGGCAATCTCTATGTGCTCAACAATCCGTGGGGCGGCAGCTGGGATCTCGGCCGCAACGGCGCGACCGACATCCATGCGTACAGCAGCACCGGCAGCCTGCGGTGGACGCTGCAGTCGCTGAACTTCGAAGGGATCGCCGCGCCGGACCCGGTCACGGACGGCGCGCTGTTCTATGGCGGCACGCACATATACAGCGGCAGCGCGGGCGGCAAGTTCGTCGCGAACACGGTCGACCCGTTCGCGTATCCGGCCGATCCGCGCATCAACATGAGCGACACGCAGCGCGACGAGCATTTCGGGCTGCTCACGTCGGTGGGCGCGAACCGGATTCTCGTCGCGGCCGGCCAGAACCCGCCGATTTTCTATTTCTTCCACTTCAACGCGGCGAACGGCTACATCGCGATTCCGGACGGCGCGATCCCGGGCCCCGCGTTCAACACGACGCGGCGCGTGACGAGCGGCTTCAGCATCGACAGCAAGGGCGGCGTGTGGGCCGGCCTCGACAAGACCGGCGCGATTACCCATTACCCGCTGACCGGCTTCGACGCGAGCGGCAAGCCGTCGTGGGGGCCGGGCGTCGCGACCCGCGTGCCCGACAGCATCCAGCCGCTCACGCGCATCGTCTATCTCGCGGACAGCGACACGATGGTGCTCGCGCAGGGCGCCATCGGGACCAACGACTGGACGTCGATCGGCACGCGCATCGAGGTGTATCACGGCTGGAGCGCGGGCAACACGACGAAGCCGGACCCGGTGATCACGCTGCCGCACAGCGGCGCGAAATCGATCGACGCGGTGGGCAACCATCTGTTCGTCGGCTACTGGTTCAGCAGCAGCGGGCCGCTGTGGCCGAACGTCGACGCGTTCAACCTCACCACCGGCAATCTCGACACCACGCTGGTCAACGCGAGCCCCGCGACCGTCGATACCAGCAGCGCGATCGATGCGATGTACAGCATTCGTGCGTATCGTCGATCGAACGGCGAGTACGTGGTGATGAAGAACAACGTGAAGGGCAACAGCATCACCGTGTACCGGTGGACGCCCTGA
- a CDS encoding dicarboxylate/amino acid:cation symporter — protein sequence MKKKHNITKYIVVAMILGIAVGYACHSAFPDPNMAKEVAGYVSLLSDVFLRLIKMIIAPLVFATLTVGIAQMGDGSAVGRVGVKAFGWFFIASFTSLLLGLLTATILQPGSHLSLPLPASDASLGLKTGAFTLKDFVVHLVPKSIAEAMANNEILQIVVFSIFFGTALSALGESGKRLTGVIDDLAQVMLKVTGAVMWFAPVAVFAALASTITTQGLGILLTFAKFMASFYLALALLWGVLTLAGVAFLGKRAFTLIRLIREPFLLSFATASSEAAYPKLLDALDRFGVNRKISSFVLPIGYSFNLDGSMMYCTFAVLFIAQVYGIHLPLGTQITMLLMLMVTSKGMAGVPRASLVVIAATLNQFNMPEAGLLLIMGVDMFLDMGRSATNAVGNSIAAAVVAKWEGQLDDPRDDNDPGNGRAMKVKVPETSASA from the coding sequence ATGAAGAAGAAGCACAACATCACCAAGTACATCGTTGTCGCGATGATTCTTGGTATCGCAGTGGGTTACGCCTGTCATAGCGCGTTTCCCGACCCGAACATGGCGAAGGAGGTCGCCGGCTACGTATCGTTGCTGTCCGACGTATTCCTGCGCCTGATCAAGATGATCATCGCGCCGCTGGTATTCGCGACGCTGACCGTCGGCATTGCGCAGATGGGCGACGGCAGTGCCGTGGGCCGCGTCGGCGTCAAGGCGTTCGGCTGGTTTTTCATCGCGTCGTTCACGTCGTTGCTGCTCGGCCTGCTGACCGCAACAATCCTGCAACCTGGCAGCCATCTGAGCCTGCCGCTGCCGGCGTCCGATGCGTCCCTCGGCCTGAAGACGGGCGCCTTCACGCTGAAGGATTTCGTGGTCCACCTGGTGCCGAAGTCGATCGCGGAAGCGATGGCGAACAACGAAATCCTGCAGATCGTCGTCTTCTCGATCTTCTTCGGTACCGCGCTGTCGGCGCTCGGCGAGTCGGGCAAGCGCCTGACCGGCGTGATCGACGATCTCGCGCAGGTGATGCTGAAGGTGACGGGCGCGGTGATGTGGTTCGCGCCGGTCGCGGTGTTCGCGGCGCTGGCGTCGACGATCACCACCCAGGGGCTCGGCATCCTGCTTACGTTCGCGAAGTTCATGGCGAGCTTCTATCTGGCCCTGGCGCTGCTGTGGGGCGTGCTGACGCTCGCCGGCGTGGCGTTCCTCGGCAAGCGTGCGTTCACGCTGATCCGGCTGATTCGCGAGCCGTTCCTGCTGTCGTTCGCGACGGCGAGCTCCGAAGCCGCGTATCCGAAGCTGCTGGACGCGCTCGACCGCTTCGGCGTGAACCGCAAGATCTCGAGCTTCGTGCTGCCGATCGGCTATTCGTTCAACCTCGACGGCTCGATGATGTACTGCACGTTCGCGGTGCTGTTCATCGCGCAGGTGTACGGCATCCATCTGCCGCTGGGTACGCAGATCACGATGCTGCTGATGCTGATGGTCACGTCGAAGGGGATGGCGGGCGTGCCGCGTGCATCGCTGGTCGTGATCGCGGCGACGCTCAACCAGTTCAACATGCCCGAAGCCGGGTTGCTGCTGATCATGGGCGTCGACATGTTCCTCGACATGGGGCGCTCGGCCACCAACGCGGTCGGCAACTCGATCGCGGCGGCCGTGGTCGCGAAGTGGGAAGGGCAGCTCGACGATCCGCGCGACGACAACGATCCGGGCAACGGACGTGCAATGAAGGTGAAGGTGCCGGAGACCTCGGCATCGGCATGA
- a CDS encoding glycosyltransferase → MNILYTNFHGDYGGGQDTYVRDLAAAMSRHHRVTVASPEGSRLSRLLKDSPDVAIFDMEFKPRWNRLYQEIVRLRRQIVAERYDVIHVNGSADHRQVMLALLGCRYRPAVVLTKHNTYRADSFGNVLRARLATDHTIAVSDYVAGMLALRSPYGNVTVVKHGVRRQAAERLASDEIRRRKIALFGPSGADAIVLGSSAGTAPEKGWMDLIAALGRLPEHERERFRVLLVGAEPTAEQREQIAHHRMAARTAFTGRLDDVRTPFSIIDVSFVLSYHESLSYACREAMSLGCPAIVTRVGGLPENVEPGVDGWVVPPREPEAIEAILRSIMREPGCVRAMGRSARLKGKREFSFERFIDATLSVYQKSIRHNPYRRVTSMRSV, encoded by the coding sequence ATGAACATTCTGTATACCAACTTCCACGGCGACTACGGCGGCGGCCAGGACACCTACGTCCGCGATCTCGCCGCCGCGATGAGCCGGCACCATCGCGTGACGGTCGCGTCGCCGGAAGGCAGCCGCCTGTCGCGATTGTTGAAGGACAGCCCCGACGTGGCCATCTTCGACATGGAATTCAAGCCGCGCTGGAACCGGCTGTACCAGGAGATCGTCCGGCTGCGCCGGCAGATCGTCGCCGAGCGCTACGACGTCATCCACGTGAACGGGTCCGCCGATCACCGGCAGGTGATGCTCGCGCTGCTCGGCTGCCGGTATCGGCCGGCGGTCGTGCTCACCAAGCACAACACCTATCGCGCCGACAGCTTCGGCAACGTGCTGCGCGCGCGCCTCGCCACCGACCACACCATCGCGGTCAGCGACTACGTGGCGGGCATGCTCGCGCTCCGGTCGCCGTATGGCAACGTCACGGTCGTCAAGCACGGCGTGCGCCGGCAGGCCGCGGAACGACTGGCCAGCGACGAAATCCGCCGCCGCAAGATCGCGCTGTTCGGGCCGTCCGGCGCGGACGCGATCGTGCTCGGCAGCAGCGCCGGCACCGCGCCGGAGAAAGGCTGGATGGACCTGATCGCGGCGCTGGGCCGCCTGCCCGAACACGAGCGCGAGCGGTTTCGCGTGCTGCTGGTCGGCGCGGAGCCGACTGCCGAGCAACGCGAGCAGATCGCGCACCACCGCATGGCCGCGCGCACCGCGTTCACCGGCCGCCTCGACGACGTGCGGACGCCGTTCTCGATCATCGACGTGTCGTTCGTGCTGTCGTACCACGAGAGCCTGTCGTATGCGTGCCGCGAAGCGATGTCGCTCGGCTGCCCGGCGATCGTGACGCGCGTGGGCGGGCTGCCCGAGAACGTCGAGCCGGGCGTGGACGGCTGGGTCGTCCCGCCGCGCGAGCCTGAAGCGATCGAGGCCATCCTGCGCTCAATCATGCGCGAGCCCGGGTGCGTGCGTGCGATGGGGCGCAGCGCACGGCTGAAGGGCAAGCGCGAATTCTCGTTCGAACGATTCATCGACGCGACGCTGTCCGTCTATCAGAAATCGATTCGCCACAACCCGTATCGTCGGGTGACATCCATGAGGTCCGTTTAA
- a CDS encoding polysaccharide deacetylase family protein — protein sequence MLLPAMRYPILMYHQIRTLPPPTDRLRALSVAPDAFRRQMTLFRRLGYRGLSMRELQPYLRGERSGKVFGITFDDGFLNVLTHAMPVLDELGFTATCYFVAGRFGRENDWDAGADTARSPLMTCADMLAWRDHGHEIGSHTLDHVALSHMPAHVSEVQITESKQRLEAFGGQPVESFCYPYGDLDPRVRDQVAAAGYHNATTTRRGCADAYDDRFLLPRIPVAGGVGAMRLWFKCAKARVQRRK from the coding sequence ATGCTGCTGCCAGCCATGCGCTACCCGATCCTGATGTATCACCAGATCCGCACGCTGCCGCCGCCGACCGACCGGCTGCGCGCCCTGAGCGTCGCGCCCGATGCATTCCGCCGCCAGATGACGCTGTTCAGGCGGCTCGGCTATCGCGGCCTGAGCATGCGTGAGCTGCAGCCGTACCTGCGCGGCGAGCGCAGCGGGAAAGTCTTCGGCATTACATTCGACGACGGCTTTCTCAACGTGCTGACGCATGCGATGCCCGTGCTCGACGAGCTCGGCTTCACCGCGACCTGCTACTTCGTCGCTGGCCGGTTCGGCCGCGAGAACGACTGGGATGCGGGTGCCGATACCGCACGCTCGCCGCTGATGACGTGCGCGGACATGCTCGCCTGGCGCGATCACGGCCATGAAATCGGCTCGCATACGCTCGATCACGTCGCGCTGTCGCACATGCCGGCACACGTGTCGGAGGTTCAGATCACCGAATCGAAGCAGCGGCTCGAAGCGTTCGGCGGCCAGCCCGTCGAATCGTTCTGCTACCCGTACGGCGACCTGGACCCGCGCGTGCGCGACCAGGTCGCGGCCGCCGGTTATCACAACGCGACCACGACCCGGCGCGGCTGCGCCGATGCGTACGACGACCGGTTCCTGTTGCCGCGGATTCCGGTGGCCGGCGGTGTCGGGGCGATGCGGCTGTGGTTCAAGTGTGCGAAGGCGCGGGTTCAGCGGCGCAAGTAG
- a CDS encoding alpha/beta hydrolase codes for MPIDNHIAALLARLALAEPPSSLDALRQATETTLTGWHGPLEAVDRTETFAVPTRDGRQIRVRAYWPAATSAHAERQPAIVYAHGGGWCLGTLELYDNPCRALANATQCVVLSVDYRLAPEHEFPVPLEDFCDALDWVFGEAAGLGLDPARIAVGGDSAGGNLAAAACLVARERGGPSIAHQLLLYPPLDASMSTTSYRTCGQGYYLTDEIMQYCFDLYLADPADGSSPSVSPLRAASLEGLPPATLLACEYDPVRDDAHAYAARLREAGVPVDCVVLPGMIHACIHMVGVTPAARQVFDVAGAQMRRAFQR; via the coding sequence ATGCCGATCGACAACCACATCGCCGCGCTGCTGGCGCGACTGGCCCTGGCCGAGCCGCCTTCGTCGCTCGACGCGTTGCGGCAGGCGACCGAGACGACACTGACGGGCTGGCATGGGCCGCTGGAAGCGGTCGACCGTACGGAAACCTTCGCGGTGCCCACACGCGACGGGCGGCAGATTCGCGTGCGGGCCTATTGGCCGGCGGCCACGTCGGCGCACGCGGAACGGCAGCCGGCGATCGTTTATGCGCACGGCGGCGGGTGGTGCCTCGGCACGCTCGAGCTTTACGACAATCCTTGCCGCGCGCTGGCCAACGCGACGCAATGCGTCGTGCTGTCGGTCGATTACCGGCTTGCGCCGGAGCACGAGTTTCCGGTGCCGCTGGAGGATTTCTGCGATGCGCTGGACTGGGTGTTCGGCGAGGCGGCCGGCCTGGGGCTGGACCCGGCGCGCATCGCCGTCGGCGGCGACAGTGCCGGAGGCAACCTGGCCGCAGCTGCCTGCCTGGTCGCACGGGAGCGGGGCGGCCCGTCGATCGCGCATCAGCTGTTGCTGTACCCGCCGCTGGATGCGTCGATGAGCACGACGTCCTATCGGACTTGCGGGCAGGGCTACTACCTGACGGACGAGATCATGCAGTACTGCTTCGACCTGTACCTGGCCGATCCGGCCGACGGCAGCTCGCCCAGCGTGTCGCCGTTGCGGGCGGCTTCGCTCGAGGGTCTGCCACCGGCCACGTTGCTGGCGTGCGAGTACGATCCGGTGCGCGACGACGCGCACGCGTATGCGGCGCGATTGCGGGAGGCCGGTGTGCCGGTCGATTGCGTCGTGCTGCCGGGGATGATCCATGCGTGCATCCATATGGTCGGCGTGACGCCGGCGGCCCGCCAGGTGTTCGATGTGGCTGGCGCGCAGATGCGCAGGGCGTTCCAGCGGTGA
- a CDS encoding alpha/beta fold hydrolase codes for MSAQLQSSSADAQRFAHQYVRIDGQRIHCVTAGAGTPVLLIPGWPQTWYAWRHVMQALAARGFMAIAVDPPGTGYSDRPQAGYDTGHTAATLHRVMVQLGFDVYQVAGHDVGMWVAYALASDRPEAVKSLALTEAVIPGLAPAPSIFAPPEENIFLWHFMFNQLADLPETLIAGRERAYLEFMFNRWSFRRDCVAIDVYIDAYSAPGGLRGGFAYYRAIPETIRQNQARAQRKLTMPVLAIGAEHATGDAPLVTMRDNATDLQGAVVPDCGHFIMEEAPDAFIGHLLPFLERSR; via the coding sequence ATGTCCGCTCAACTTCAGTCGTCGTCAGCCGACGCTCAACGCTTTGCCCATCAATACGTCCGCATCGACGGCCAGCGCATTCATTGCGTCACGGCCGGCGCAGGCACCCCGGTCCTGCTGATTCCCGGGTGGCCGCAAACCTGGTACGCCTGGCGTCATGTGATGCAGGCGCTCGCCGCGCGCGGCTTCATGGCCATCGCGGTCGATCCGCCCGGCACCGGCTATTCCGACCGGCCGCAGGCGGGTTACGACACGGGCCACACGGCGGCGACGTTGCATCGCGTGATGGTGCAGCTTGGCTTCGATGTGTACCAGGTGGCCGGCCACGACGTCGGCATGTGGGTGGCCTATGCACTCGCGAGCGATCGGCCCGAAGCGGTGAAGTCGCTGGCGCTCACGGAGGCGGTGATCCCCGGGCTGGCGCCCGCGCCATCGATCTTCGCTCCGCCGGAAGAGAACATCTTCCTGTGGCATTTCATGTTCAACCAGCTGGCCGATCTGCCCGAGACGCTGATTGCCGGACGTGAACGGGCCTATCTGGAGTTCATGTTCAACCGCTGGTCGTTCCGGCGCGATTGCGTGGCCATCGATGTGTATATCGACGCCTATTCGGCACCGGGCGGCCTGCGCGGCGGCTTCGCCTATTACCGTGCGATTCCGGAGACGATCCGGCAGAACCAGGCGCGGGCGCAGCGCAAGCTGACGATGCCCGTGCTCGCGATCGGTGCCGAACATGCGACCGGCGATGCACCGCTGGTCACGATGCGTGACAACGCGACGGATCTGCAGGGCGCGGTCGTGCCCGATTGCGGCCACTTCATCATGGAAGAGGCGCCCGACGCGTTCATCGGCCATCTGCTGCCGTTCCTGGAACGGAGCCGCTGA
- a CDS encoding sugar phosphate isomerase/epimerase family protein — MRTLKGPSLHLAQFADDAVPFDSLPNIAQWAAGVGFKALQIPAWDGRLFDVETAAESQAYCDDVKGMLADHGLEISELTTHIFGQLVAVHPAYDAMCDNFAPEAVRGNPAARTAWALDRLTLAARASRRLGLTDMGTFSGSFAWPYLFPFPQRPAGLIETAFDELARRWRPILDVCDENGVNLCYEIHPSEDLHDGVSFERFHALVGEHARCKMLFDPSHFVLQQLDYLAYIDIYRDHIRMFHVKDAEFLPSGRQGIYGGYSSWLERAGRFRSLGDGQVDFKAIFSKLAQYDYTGWATLEWECCLKDQEDGAREGVAFINDHIIRVTERIFDDFAGAAVDQRQIHDMLGIA; from the coding sequence ATGCGTACCCTCAAGGGCCCCAGTCTCCATCTCGCGCAGTTCGCCGACGATGCGGTGCCGTTCGACAGCTTGCCGAATATCGCGCAATGGGCGGCCGGCGTCGGCTTCAAGGCGCTGCAGATTCCCGCGTGGGACGGCCGTCTGTTCGACGTGGAGACGGCCGCGGAAAGCCAGGCGTATTGCGATGACGTGAAGGGCATGCTGGCCGATCACGGGCTGGAGATCAGCGAACTGACCACGCATATCTTCGGGCAACTGGTCGCCGTGCATCCGGCGTACGACGCCATGTGCGACAACTTCGCGCCCGAGGCCGTGCGTGGCAACCCGGCCGCGCGCACCGCGTGGGCACTGGATCGGCTCACGCTGGCGGCGCGGGCGTCCCGCCGTCTGGGGCTGACCGACATGGGCACGTTTTCCGGCTCGTTCGCGTGGCCCTACCTGTTTCCGTTCCCGCAACGGCCCGCCGGCCTCATCGAGACGGCCTTCGACGAGCTGGCGCGCCGCTGGCGGCCGATTCTCGACGTCTGCGATGAAAACGGCGTCAACCTCTGCTACGAGATCCATCCCAGCGAGGACCTGCACGACGGCGTCAGCTTCGAGCGCTTCCATGCGCTGGTCGGCGAGCACGCACGCTGCAAGATGCTGTTCGATCCGAGCCATTTCGTGCTGCAGCAGCTGGACTATCTCGCGTACATCGATATCTACCGCGACCACATCCGCATGTTCCATGTGAAGGATGCCGAGTTCCTGCCTTCGGGCCGTCAGGGGATCTACGGCGGCTACAGTTCGTGGCTCGAGCGTGCCGGCCGTTTCCGCTCGCTCGGCGATGGTCAGGTCGACTTCAAGGCGATTTTTTCGAAACTTGCTCAGTACGACTACACAGGATGGGCGACCCTCGAGTGGGAATGCTGCCTCAAGGACCAGGAGGACGGCGCACGCGAAGGCGTCGCGTTCATCAACGACCACATCATCCGGGTGACGGAGCGCATCTTCGACGACTTCGCCGGTGCCGCGGTCGATCAACGGCAAATCCACGACATGCTCGGCATCGCCTGA
- a CDS encoding TetR/AcrR family transcriptional regulator — MAGRPREFDRDMALKRAMLAFWRHGYEGTSMSDLVEAMGIASARIYAAFGSKEALFQEAVALYEQGEGGFADRAFAEETDVRAAVERMLRDAVAAYTRRGQPHGCMVVSAATNYSAENEGVMEWLAAHRRARTQSIVERLQLAAEQGQLARGTDIKALADFYATQLHGISVQSRDGVSKERLLASIGPAMMPLAMAVRDGV; from the coding sequence ATGGCGGGACGACCGAGAGAATTTGATCGCGACATGGCGCTGAAACGCGCGATGCTGGCGTTCTGGCGACACGGCTACGAAGGCACGTCGATGTCCGACCTGGTCGAAGCGATGGGCATCGCGTCAGCGCGCATCTACGCCGCCTTCGGCAGCAAGGAAGCGCTGTTCCAGGAGGCCGTGGCGCTCTACGAGCAAGGCGAAGGCGGCTTCGCCGATCGCGCGTTCGCCGAGGAAACCGATGTCCGCGCGGCTGTCGAACGGATGCTGCGCGACGCGGTCGCCGCCTATACCCGACGCGGCCAGCCGCACGGCTGCATGGTGGTGTCCGCCGCCACCAACTACTCGGCCGAAAACGAAGGGGTGATGGAATGGCTGGCCGCCCATCGGCGCGCACGCACGCAGTCGATCGTCGAGCGCCTGCAACTCGCAGCCGAACAGGGGCAACTCGCGCGGGGCACCGACATCAAGGCGCTGGCCGATTTCTATGCGACGCAGTTGCACGGCATCTCCGTTCAATCCCGCGACGGGGTATCGAAGGAGCGGCTGCTCGCCTCCATCGGGCCGGCGATGATGCCGCTTGCGATGGCGGTGCGTGATGGGGTGTGA
- the fabG gene encoding 3-oxoacyl-ACP reductase FabG, giving the protein MKLKDKVAIITGAAAGIGQATARTFASEGAIVVLCDRSADAVRHEARHLNERGHSAVAHTLDVTDRAGIDAVIANVKAQFGRIDILVNNAGITQDARLVNMSEEQFDKVIDVNLKGVFNCTQAVVDTMIEQKRGVVLNASSVVGIYGNFGQTNYAASKFGVIGFTKTWARELGPKGIRVNAVCPGFIETDILKTMPDKVLDGFRDACWQRRLGTPSEIASVYAFLASDEASFVNGTAIEVSGGLSV; this is encoded by the coding sequence ATGAAACTCAAGGACAAGGTGGCGATCATCACGGGCGCCGCGGCGGGGATCGGGCAGGCAACGGCCAGGACCTTCGCGAGCGAAGGGGCGATCGTCGTGTTGTGCGACCGTTCCGCAGACGCGGTGCGACACGAGGCGCGGCACCTGAACGAGCGCGGCCATTCGGCGGTCGCGCATACGCTCGACGTGACCGACCGGGCCGGCATCGACGCGGTAATCGCGAACGTGAAGGCGCAGTTCGGCCGGATCGACATTCTCGTCAACAACGCGGGCATTACGCAGGATGCGCGGCTCGTGAACATGAGCGAGGAACAGTTCGACAAGGTCATCGACGTCAACCTGAAGGGCGTGTTCAACTGCACGCAGGCGGTCGTCGACACGATGATCGAGCAGAAGCGCGGCGTGGTGCTCAACGCGTCGAGCGTCGTCGGCATCTACGGGAATTTCGGCCAGACGAACTACGCGGCCAGCAAATTCGGCGTGATCGGTTTCACCAAGACGTGGGCCAGGGAGCTCGGCCCTAAAGGCATTCGCGTCAATGCGGTGTGCCCGGGCTTCATCGAGACGGACATCCTCAAGACAATGCCGGACAAAGTGCTCGACGGGTTTCGGGACGCATGCTGGCAGCGGCGGTTGGGTACGCCGAGCGAAATTGCGAGCGTTTACGCGTTCCTCGCGTCGGACGAAGCCAGTTTCGTGAACGGGACGGCGATCGAGGTGTCGGGCGGGTTGTCGGTGTAG